The window GCCGGCGTCGATGCCGTGGTCTTGCAGGAAGCGGACGACGATCTCGGCATTGAAGTCGTTGACCTGCACGAGGCCGGCCATGTTCTGGTGTTGCTCGTCCGTCACGTCGGCGATCGACGAGTAGAACTCGGTGAGTGACGCCATCATGCGATCACCCAGCGGTGATGATGAAACGAGCGGCGATCGGCTCTCGAAAGGCCGCGCCGAGGGCTCGACGTCAATGCGTCGAACACGCAGATTGTCATTCGATGGTAACCTCATCGGGTGACGGGCTCGGCCGGTGGTGACACACCGGTCGGGCCGCTTTGTTTTGTAATACGCGAAGTTTTTCGCTCGTAAAAATTATAGCACGAACATGCGTTCGGCATCAATGTCGCCGCGAAAGTTTTCCAACGCGCTTCGGCGGCGCGCGCTAAGACTACACCACTTCAGCAACGGAAACGCCAGGCGGAATCTGCGCGCGAGCGGACACGACGATCACCATCGGTCCCCAGGCCATCGTCCGCCCGCGAGGCGGCGACGCGCATGTTACGAGATGCCGTTCGCCGACGTCTTGGAGCGCGTCAGCTCGGCGACGATGCGGCGCAGGAAGTCGCGCGCGGACGCCTCGGCGATCCGCTTGCCGACCGCGGCGTCGAACAGGGCGCCGGCGCCGCGTCCGGGCGGGTCGTAGGTGCCGTCGAGGCGGACGAGGACCGTTCGCCCGTCTTCGCTCAGATCGGAGCTCACGACGGCGCGCAGCGCAGGCAGCGCCGAGCGCGCCGCCGGCTCCCACGAGACGATCACGACGTCGTTCAAGCGGGACTCGTCGAGCGCGCGAGCGATGCCGCAGCGGACGTCGTACTGCGCCTCCAGCGCCGCGCTCGTCCCGAGGCGCAGCGGGACCCGGACTCTGAGCATGCTCCCTCGGCACACGTCGCGAATCGCTCGCTCGAGCGCACCCGGCTCGGCCACGGCGGTGCCCGGCAGCAGATCTTCGACGACCACGCGGGTCATGGGATGCATCATCGCGGCCGCGAGAGAATATCTCGTGAAGTCCGCGTTCACACCCGGGAGGTGTCCGTGAGAGACCTTCGCCAGGTGGTCGCCGCCGCCCCGATCGCGATCGTGGTCGCCGACGGAGCCGGCCGCATTCTCCTCGCCAACGATCAGGGCGAGCGTCTCTTCGGATACGATGCGAACGAGCTGCTGGGGCGGCCGGTCGAGATGCTCGTCCCCGAACGGTTTCGCGACGCGCATCCGATCTTGCGCGGCGGTTACGCGGAATCGCCCGAGTCGCGCCCGATGGGCGCGGGACGCGACCTCTACGGTTTGCGCAAGGACGGAACCGAGGTCCCGATCGAGATCGGTCTGAACCCGGTCGAGACCGACGACGGCCGCGTGACCCTCGCGGCGATCGTCGACATCACCGAGCGCAAGCGCAGTGAGGAGCACCTGCGGCGGATCGTCGACGCCTCGCCGTACGCGATGCTGGTCGTCGACACGGCGGGCACCATCACGCTGATCAACGCGCAGACCTCGGCGCTGTTCGGCTACGAGCCCGAGGAGCTGCTGGGCGCACCTGTCGAGACGCTGATCCCGGCGCGCTTCCGCGCCGGCCACGGGCTGCTGCGGCACGAGTACGCGCAGACATCCTCCACCCGCCCGATGGGAGCGGGACGCGATCTCTTCGCGCTGCGCAAGGACGGCGCCGAGATCCCGGTCGAGATCGGGCTGAGCCCGCTCAGCACGCCGAAGGGCGACTTCGTCCTGGCCTCCGTCGTCGACATCACCGAGCGGAAGAACGCTGAGGAGATGCGGCTCCAGCGCGACCGCGCGATCGACGCCTCGAAGATCAAGTCGCAGTTCGTCGCGACGATGAGCCACGAGCTGCGCACGCCGCTGAACGCGATCATCGGCTCGGCCGAGCTGCTCGGAACGACGACGCTCGACGACCGTCAGCGCGCGTTCGTCGGCTCGATCGAGGAGTCGGCTGAGGCGCTCCTGGCGATCATCAGCAGCATCCTCGACCTCTCGAAGATCGAGGCCGGGAAGGTAGAGCTCGGCGCGCACGAGTTCGACCTCGAAGCGCTGGTCGAGGCGTCGGCGGGCGTGCTGGCGCAGCACGTCAAGCAGAAGGGTCTGCGGCTGTACACGTTCGTCGACCCGTCGATCCCGCCGATCGTGCGCGGCGACGCCGATCGCCTGCGCCAGATTCTCCTGAACTTGTTGGCGAATGCGCTCAAGTTCACCGAGCGCGGACAAATCGTGCTGCGGGCGCTGCCGCTCGAGACCTCGGTACGGCACGCGACGGTGCGCTTCGAGGTCGAGGACACCGGGATCGGGATCGCACCCGACGTGATCCCGCAGCTCTTCGAGCCGTTCGTGCAGGCCGACAGCTCGTCGTCGCGGCGCTACGGCGGGACCGGCCTAGGGCTCTCGATCTCGAAGCGTCTCGTCGAGCTGATGGGCGGCACGATCGGCGTGAACAGCGAGCCCGACCGCGGCTCGACCTTCTGGTTCACGGCGCGCTTCGCGCGCGCGAGCGCCGCGGTGCCGACGCGCCGCGTGTACGGCGTCCGCGCGCTGATCGTCACCAGCGACGCCGAGCTCGCCGACACGCTTTCGCGCTACGCCGAGGCATGGGGGATTCCGGCGGCGCACGCGCGCGGCACCGCTGGAATCGCGGAGGCGATGCTCGCCCATCGCGGGACGCAAGAGGACTGCATCGTCCTGGCCGACGTCGACAGCGTCGAGACGGAAGCGCTCGTCGCCGCGCTGCGCGACCACGGGATCGCCGAGGAGGCGATCGTCGCGATCGGCGGCGAGGAGCGCGTCGCGAAGCCGATCCGGCAAGCGGTGCTCTTCGACCGGATCGTCTCGGCGCTCGGGCACACGGACGACGAACCGGGCGCGGCGCCGGTCCCCGCGGAGACCGTCCCGGCCGGGAAGGTGCTGGTCGCCGAGGACAATGCGAGCCTGCAAGAGATTCTTCAGGAACAGTTCGCTCGGCTCGGGGTTCCCGTGACGATCGTCTCCGACGGCGCCCGCGCGATCGAGGCGCTCGCGCGCGAACCGTATGCGCTCGTTTTCATGGACGTCCACATGCCGAACGTCGACGGCTTCGCGGCGACGCGCGCGGTGCGCATGAGCGAGCGCGGCACCGGGACGCACGTCCCGATCGTCGCGATGACCGCGAACGCGTTCAAGGAAGACCGCGAGGCGTGCCTCGCCGCCGGGATGGACGACTACCTCTCCAAACCGATGCGCATCAACGACCTTCGTACGATGATCGAACGGTGGATGGGCGACGCCACGCGCGTACCCGGTCCTGTGCACTGAACAGCGTCGGCGACGAGCTGCGCGCGAATCCCGAGCGCATCGAAGCGGCGAGCTTCGGCGAGGGGCAGTCTCCTTGCTGGGCTGGGTGAGCCGTCACAGGGCAGGAAAGGCGGTTCGCTTCGCCCTAACTAGGCGCTCCTAATGCGAATGTTAGGAGAGCCTCACTGGATCGGCGTCTCCGCGCTTATGCTGCTCCTGGCAGCTCTTTCCGCACCCCGGCCGGTCGTGGCGCTACCCATTTTCGCGCGTCAGTACCAGGTGTCGTGCGCGAAGTGCCATTCCGTCATCCCGCACCTCAATGAATTCGGGGCCGCCTTCCTGGCCAGCGGCTATCGCATTCCGGGTCTGCAGCCCGGCCCGGCGTTCCCGCTCGCCACGAAAGTGAACCTCAGCGATTCGAGCCAAAACCAGGGGAACGGCCCCGACGGCGCAGGCCTCCCGAAGGCAATCGTCGACGAGGTTGAGCTCTTCACCGCGGGCGCGATCGGCTCACGTGGGAGTTATCTCGTCGAGCAGTACGCACTCGACGGCGGAATGCCCGGCTCAACGCGCGACGCGTGGGTGATGGATCGCGTCAATCCATGGCCGGCGCGCATCCCCCTGTACGTCCAGGCCGGATCGTTCACGCTTCCGCTCCCAGTCGATCCGGAAACGTTCCGCGACACCGCCCAGCACTACACGATCTACGACCAAACCGTAGGGACGAATCCGTT of the Candidatus Eremiobacterota bacterium genome contains:
- a CDS encoding PAS domain S-box protein; amino-acid sequence: MRDLRQVVAAAPIAIVVADGAGRILLANDQGERLFGYDANELLGRPVEMLVPERFRDAHPILRGGYAESPESRPMGAGRDLYGLRKDGTEVPIEIGLNPVETDDGRVTLAAIVDITERKRSEEHLRRIVDASPYAMLVVDTAGTITLINAQTSALFGYEPEELLGAPVETLIPARFRAGHGLLRHEYAQTSSTRPMGAGRDLFALRKDGAEIPVEIGLSPLSTPKGDFVLASVVDITERKNAEEMRLQRDRAIDASKIKSQFVATMSHELRTPLNAIIGSAELLGTTTLDDRQRAFVGSIEESAEALLAIISSILDLSKIEAGKVELGAHEFDLEALVEASAGVLAQHVKQKGLRLYTFVDPSIPPIVRGDADRLRQILLNLLANALKFTERGQIVLRALPLETSVRHATVRFEVEDTGIGIAPDVIPQLFEPFVQADSSSSRRYGGTGLGLSISKRLVELMGGTIGVNSEPDRGSTFWFTARFARASAAVPTRRVYGVRALIVTSDAELADTLSRYAEAWGIPAAHARGTAGIAEAMLAHRGTQEDCIVLADVDSVETEALVAALRDHGIAEEAIVAIGGEERVAKPIRQAVLFDRIVSALGHTDDEPGAAPVPAETVPAGKVLVAEDNASLQEILQEQFARLGVPVTIVSDGARAIEALAREPYALVFMDVHMPNVDGFAATRAVRMSERGTGTHVPIVAMTANAFKEDREACLAAGMDDYLSKPMRINDLRTMIERWMGDATRVPGPVH